Genomic window (Pyrus communis chromosome 13, drPyrComm1.1, whole genome shotgun sequence):
AgctgctctctttctcttcttctgaAAGGACGTAAAGGCAGGTGCTTGAATATGGCTACCATCTGCCTGCATCACTTTCAGTTCTTCCAGGTTCCCCTCTACCCCATTCGTATTATCACCGTTTATTTTAGGGGTTTTACACAGTTGTTCATCATCTCCTCCGATGAGTGTTACATTCTTCCCATCATCAAGAAGTCCAGAAAGAGAGAATTTTTCATCCAACAGGTTTCTTTCAAATGCACGAATTCTCTGAGTGCATCCATTTCTGTATAACTCAGGATCTTTACTTCTCATTACTAACGAGGCGAAATCAGGATTTTGAACATAGTAATTATCCTTAAGAGAATCATTTCCACCGTAACACCCTTTCCTCTCATATGTCCCATTCGAAATTGAATTCGTTTCTTGAGTTGCAATTGCATCTAGCTGCAAATTCAATTGCGATGTTATTGACCCTCGAGCTGCAGTATCACTCTCTAAATTTTGCCCATCCGGCTGTCTTGGATTGCTTCTCGCCTTCTCCAGTTGAGCCTGCACTTCACTCAACTCTTCCCTAAGCTCCTTCACTATATCCTCAGCTTCCTGCAGCTGCGCTTCGAGTTCgtcaatcttttcttgttgacTCAAGGACATCATCTTTGCCTCACCAGCCTGAACACACGGCGAAATCAATCAAACCCTCGATTCATTTCATCAGTAAATTAACAACAAGCATGTCTTTTTCTCCAAGAAATCCCCtttcaaatgaaaacaaatatatCCTTAACCAAACAACTGATCGTATGTTGTTGACAAAAACACAAccttaaccaaacaaaaattacacTAACTTAGTTCACAAAACACAGCTTTGACCAATCCAAACTGCAAAAACCACATTACTGAATCCACAGAAAATCAAGGACAGTCAAACCCAACATCCAAACAGACAAAGGCGCAATCCCATATTTCCCATTTGAGACAAAAACATGTTACCTTCGAATCCAACATTTGTTTGAGCCTAAGAAGCATCCGAAAGGCCTCGTCTTTCGCCGTAAAGAGCTCCCTCTGGAACCGCAGAGCTTTCCTCTCCGACACCACAATTCGAGCCGCCGCCTCTTTCGCCGTGTTGAGAATTATCTCGGCGTACGCCTTCTTCAGCACCGTCAATTTCTgatacaaaacccaaaacccaccaAGCAAAGTCAAACAAAATTCGACAGCAAACCGAACACTATACAAGATCAtagaccccaaaaaaaaaagtagttagTTGGTGGGAGAGTTCAGAGTTCAAGGGGAAGAGTCGAAATTACAACCTCGGACTCGTCCATTTCCGCCAATGCATTCAATCCCGACGCCGTCGCAGGTTTAAAAcgaagtcgtttttgtgtctgagtaaaaagaagaaagaaggggaggaataagaagaagaagacgcgGAGGTTTTTCAGTTTGCCCCCCTCACTTCGCAGCAGCTGTCTGTTAGGAACTGAATGTTTTTATCGTATTACCGATTTACCCTTGTTGCCCTCCTTGAATTGCGATGTTTGCCACGACCCCTGACGAGCCGCAGACCCCGGTgcggtttttgtgttttttttgcgTTTTCAGTTACTCTATTGAGGTTTGTGGGTCTCGATCCATAATCACGGTCCCACTTTTGGTGACGTAGACGTCTATTAGGCGCGAACGTGGTGAGCAAACACGTGGCTCGATGACATGCATTTGGGCTTGTTGCGGGAGGAAAGAGATTTTCCCCAGATTTCTTTTATCAAAATTACTCCATCAAGTGATTCGGGTTTTTTAGATTTCATTCAACGGcttatttgttttgatttattaaaagttatgataattttttatcattaaatgaaatttaaaaaatctgAATCACTTAATCTAGTGGtcttgatggaagagatccgaAAAAGATTTATTTACATTGTGGGAAAAGGGTGCTTTCAAATGCGCGGTACGACAGTTGGGTTGGGTGGCGGCGATTGCGGGCCTGCTTACTTACTTACTGTGGGCACGGTTCGGGTGGATAACCGGTTATAATTGGACCCGACCCACCACTCTACACGCCTTCTTCCCCCTGTTATCCACAACCGCTTCCACGTGTCCTTCTTCAAGCTCAGTCTTCTCCCACCCGCTCTCCCCTTCTGTTATCTACTGTAACTTTCTCGAGAATTTCACAGAGAAAATCCAATCCGAAGCTCCGAGAGGCTCATGCGAGCCTACTTACCGAAATGTCCTTCTCCCCCACGCTCTCCATTTCCAGCTCTTCGCCTCTCTCCACCTCAATTTCCAAAATTAACCCCAAGTCCCACCACCTCACCGTTCTCACCAACTCATCAACCCACCGGAGATTCCTCTCCGGCCGCACGACCTTCCTCTCCGGCGACTGCCGGCTGGAGTTCTCGGCCAGGGCGAAGCCGAAGGACCTCATCCTCGGGAACCCGTCGGTGACGGTGGAGAAGGGGAAGTACAGCTACGACGTCGAAACCCTAATCAACAAGCTCAGCAGCCTCCCTCCGCGCGGCAGCATCGCCCGGTGCCTCGACATCTTCAAGAACAAGCTGTCACTAAACGACTTCGCTTTGGTGTTCAAGGAGTTCGCGGCGCGCGGCGATTGGCAGCGGTCGCTTCGCCTCTTCAAGTATATGCAGCGTCAGATATGGTGCAAGCCGAACGAGCACATATACACGATAATGATCAGCTTGCTCGGCCGCGAGGGGCTGCTGGATAAGTGCGCCGAGGTGTTCGACGAAATGCCTAGCCAGGGCGTGGTCCGCAGCGTCTTCAGCTACACCGCATTGATCAATGCCTACGGGCGTAACGGTCAGTATGAAACATCCCTTGAATTTCTTGATCGAATGAAGAAAGATAAGGTTCCGCCGAGTATTTTGACTTACAATACTGTGCTCAATGCCTGTGCTAGAGGTGGGCTGGATTGGGAAGGGTTATTAGGATTGTTTGCCGAAATGCGGCACGAAGGAATACAGCCTGACCTTGTTACTTATAATACTTTGCTTAGTGCTTGTGCTGGTAGAGGGTTAGGCGATGAGGCAGAGATGGTGTTCAGGACTATGAATGAGGGTGGGATTGTTCCAGATATGACCACGTATCGTTACCTTGTTGAAACTTTTGGTAAATTGGACAAGCTCGAGAAAGTCTCGGAGCTTCTTAAAGAGATGGAAGCTGGAGGGAATTTGCCTGATATTACGTCGTATAATGTGTTACTGGAGGCATATGCTGAATTGGGGTCGATTAGAGAGTCAATGGGTGTGTTTAGGCAGATGCAGGCTGCGGGGTGTATGCCGAATGCTGCTACTTATAGTATTTTGCTGAATTTGTATGGGAGGCATGGAAGGTATGATGATGTTCGAGAGCTTTTTCTTGAGATGAAGGTGAGCAATACGGAGCCAGATGCAGCTACATATAACATTCTTATACAGGTGTTTGGGGAGGGTGGGTATTTTAAGGAAGTAGTGACTTTGTTTCATGATATGGTGGAGGAGAAAATCGAGCCGAATATGGAGACGTATGAAGGGTTGATATATGCTTGTGGAAAGGGAGGACTCCATGAGGATTCCAAGAAAATTTTACATCACATGCACGAGAATGGAATAGTGCCTAGTACCAAGGCTTATACAGGGGTTATTGAAGCATATGGGCAAGCGGCATTGTATGACGAAGCTCTTGTTGCCTTCAACACAATGAATGAAGTGGGAAGCAAACCATCCGTTGAAAGCTACAACTCACTGATATATGCATTTGCAAGAGGCGGACTATACAGGGAGACTGAAGCAGTCTTGTTAATAATGGGCAAGGCTGGTGTTGCCCGGAATGTCCATACAGTCAATGGCATGATAGAAGCTTTTAGGCAAGGAGGTCAATTTGAAGAAGCTATCAAGGCATACGTTGAGATGGAAAAGACAAGATGCGATCCCGATGAGTGGACACTTGAGGCAGTTTTAAGCGTTTACTGCGTTGCAGGTCTTGTTAATGAGTGTGAGGAGCACTTCCAAGAGATTAAAGCCTCAGGAATATTACCCAGTGTCATGTGCTACTGCATGATGCTTGCTGTTTATGCAAGGAGTGACAGGTCAGTATTCACTCAAtagtttcacaatttttttgctttcatttGTTATAGTAAGCCATCAATTTTTAAGCTAATGGTTACGCTTACAATTATCCAACATCATATGTTCCCTGGAGCACATAAGATATGTATTTGCTAAGAGGAGTGGCAATGAAGGATTTAGGATTACTGAGCTTCAGTAACTAACCTACCAGTCTTATTATGTTCATAAATTCTTAATTTGTGTTACATTAGTATCGTAACATCTGTCTTCCTAAACTCTTAATTCTTAAAAAGTCCATGTTATATTAGTTGCTTGCACTGCTCCAGACAGTACATACTCTCTATCACAGAATCCAACAACTAAGAGAACTGGCAATAAATATGTGTAGTATGGCCTCTGCCACCTTAAAGATGTACCCGTCATTCTCCATTCACTACATTGTTTATCTTATAGCCTTTAGCAATTGGTCACAGGAGAACTTCAAAACAAGGGTACTTTGATTACTCTTGAAGCTTTCATGAGTATCATTGGTCCATGGGATTTTGAAAGTTTTGAAAGTCTTCTTCTTGCTTTCAGGTGGGATGATGCCAATGTGTTGCTGAATGAGATGCTTACAAACAGGGCATCGAATATTCATCAAGTGATTGGGCAGATGATCAAGGGAGATTATGATGATGACTCTAACTGGCAGATGGTAGAGTATGTTTTTGACAAATTAAAATCCGAAGGATGTGGCTTGGGAATGAGGTTCTACAACACGCTACTAGAAGCACTTTGGTGGTTGGGTCAGAAACAAAGAGCTGTGCGAGTTCTTAATGAAGCAACACAGCGGGGGCTTTTTCCTGAACTTTTTCGTAAAAATAAACTTGTGGTGTCTGTTGATGTGCACAGGTATTTGGAGAATTTGTTTCTTTCTAGCCATGTTCTTTCTCAGCTTTATTTCAATCTTGACGTTGGCCATTTTGCAGAATGTGGCAAGGCGGTGCATATACAGCAATGTCAGTTTGGCTAAACAATATGTATGAGATGTTCCTCAATGGCGAGGATCTACCCCATCTTGCAACTGTTGTTGTAGTGTAAGCTGCTCTTTTCATTCTACATTTCTTTTCTGATGTTCTTGTTCTGAAAGCCTCTTGATTAAATAGTAGGGTTTATATGGTCTGGGTATGCTAGGATTTATGTAAAAATTACGTATTCCCAGTTTCTCGTTGTTAGGTCTATTGTTGAATACTGCATATATCGCTGCTTGTGTGCATTTGAGGATATTGATGATGTGCTGTTACtccttaacaaaaaaaattccgcTTTGACTTTAACATAACAAGCATGagaaataaaagttaaaactcGAAACATAATCTATACATGGGCAAGTCTGACGAATGTTTTTTCTTTCAGCAAAATAGGCTATACTTAAACATGCCATTAGGTGTCATTTGGCGTATTCTTAAACTTGCATAAATACAGCTATTTTATATTGCATTAGAACTCACAGATCAAAGTCTTTTGTTGGGGACGGATACAAAAGGGGGAaaacaaaaggagaaaaaagcACGAAATGCTATTTTTAAAATTACGACACATTACATTCCAGAAATAGAATTTGAAGTGTTTCTAACGCTGTTATTGGTATTGCATTCATCAACTTGTCTGACTGCGGTTGATCTGTTTGTTTATCTATCAGACGAGGGAAGATGGAGAAAAGCTCAATAACACAAGATCTACCGATCGCAAAGTCTGCTTATACATTTCTGCAGGATAATCTGCCAGcttccttttctttcccaaaATGGAACAATGGTCGAATTCTCTGTCAGCGCCCTCAGCTCAAGCGGATCCTATCAAGCATCGAACCATCCACAGATGAGTCCGAAAGGAATAATATTATCACGTTAAGTAACTCCCCGTTTCCTCCTCCCGGAACAAAGACATCCTCCAGTGCTGTCAATAGCGGATGGTATAATGATGCCGGTTCTGATGAAAGAATTAGGACAAGAACGGAGGTTTTGACAAGCATGGTTTAAACACACACTAGATATATCCGTCACTTAGAAGGGTTCGAAAGTTTTTGCTCACTTATTTCCCAAGTCAGTGGAAGAATGGGAATGCTGCTGCTCCAGTTTTGTGGAGAATGATTTTCGGGTCATTACCAATACAAGTGTTGGCTAATAGCTTGCCGGAGAAGGCAGCTTCGGTCGCACTGCAAAAAGCTCTGTTCGACGTTGTTTGCAGCTTTTTTTTGGGAAGGCGTCGAGGATGGTGGTTTTGTAGCCGTAGGTTATTCTTTTTCATGTGTAAATGGACGTTAGAATTTTGCGTCGAAATATTTGTAGACGAGTTAACAGATTTGCTTTtggttcacaaagtaaatgacCTTCAAATGCTTATGTATTAAAGGGTGTTCATGCATCTATTTCTGGGGAGTCTTGAATTATTGATCTTAACAAACGAAAAACATAAATTGGGACCGTTTGAAATGCTTTATCAAAAAGCACTTTGGCTCAAAAACGTTTTACCAAAAGCTCTTCTATAGCACatcaaaagttataataaaaatgcaagttctTATTGAAAGAAGCACGAGGCTGATTCATCTCTCTCTTTGGAGACTTATAGACATCTATCTCGGTTTCTCCATCATTTTCTTTGAGACTAAGAAGACACTCATGGGAATACAAAGAGATATCACATGGTCCCAACAGTACGCCATATACCTACCTGCTAGGATTGAGATTCTTTCCGGATATCAAATTCCGAACCCTAGAGATTGGGCAATTCCGACAGTTCAATATAAATCACGCAGTTTCATTAGTATATTCTCACTGACCCACCACACACACATAATCTGTCTCGAACGCCGAAGTATCTCTCTCTTGAATAGTTAGAATTGCTCAATCCTTGAGCTCAAGAGCGtgagatccgaagaggatctcaaGGGTTGAAGTGATAAAGTACCAAGAAAAGATGGACATTGCCGTATTGATTCAAATAATAAAAGCAAAAGCGGATTTAAATTCAACCACGTTTATCTAAAAGccataaagttaaaaaaaaaaggtcccAAGTTAGACGTAGAGACACTTGCTTCCGTTGGAAGTGCTTTCTTTGATGGGAACCCTCACTTGCTGCCTGACATTTTTAATCCATGGGCTCTAGAGCTggagatccgaagaggatctcaaGGTTGAAGTGATAGAGTACCAAAAAAAGAGAGACATTGTTGTATCAATGAGAATAATAAAAGCAAACGCAGATTTAAATTCAACCACGCTTATCTAAAAGCCATAAAGTCAAAAAAGTTATGTCCAAGTTAGAAGTAGAGACATTTGCTTCCATTGGAAGTGCTTTCTTTGATGGGATCCATCACTTGCTACCTGGCATTTTTAACCAATTCCCCTTTTATTCCAAAATAAGCAGTTGAGGTGATGGCTTCTAATTTCATCCAATGATACATCCTTATGTAACGCGTGAAGGAAAATTCTGTCGTATAACATTACACATTGTAAAATGTAAATATTAGTTTGTTTTAACTATTGTTATCAGAAATAGCCTTCAACATATATACCGATACTAAATAGATAAGGAGGGCATTGTGCACCATTTGAGTGCATGTGTGGAATTAAAATTTAACATGAGATCGTCTTTGGATCTCTACCTCTATAGCAGATAGACTCAAAAATTCGGAtcattcaatttaaattttgcAACCTCCATTGTTTATTTAACATACCCATCTTACACACAAACCCACACCCTCATCTCTTCATCTCTCTCGAATGATCCAGATTTCCGAGTCCATCTACTCCCAAGATAGAGATCCAAAGAATGaggccaagaagaagaagatagagtGCAGCAAATAGATGATGGAGCCCCACAAAAACCTTATCTTTGGTGTTATCCTAGCTGCTCACAGAAGCACTATTACCCCACTATCAAAGTGATTAGTTTAtctatacatataatatatataaatgcaTATGCATCTATATATGAAATCAACACTAAAGGTGAACAGTGTTTTTGGTATCaccaaacttcaacaaaaaaaatttgaacaaaaatgtctgcaagacaaaagaattttaaaagcatcccaaaataatgtaTCAAATAATGTAAGGGTATTTTCGTCGttttaacaatgtttttgaaataattaattatttttgtactttTACTTGTttattagtacctcacaataggctagtaataatgtgattcaagcAGCTGttcattcaatattattttctctagttttaaatacattcaaaacatcttaagaggcgtgtaatgccagttataaaaaaaagtctttcacacgcagataataatgtgattaaattagttgtcaaatgattggttttttttttttttttttttttaattttacaaacgatattatctacactaagggagaggggatgagcttaacctcacaatgaaaataatgtgattcaatcaattgtttattaaatattattttctctattcttaatgtaactttatagagaccgattttattatgtggatttaactgctttaattggtttatgaaagattttttctagtatgatctaagattattcatttactttatCAATTTactcatataaatatatttaaaacgtgtaaatcGCACGTAACAtgctgtgattcaaaaaatacatTATACGTGTTCATGAAAGCTAGTATATAATAAAGTGTACGAGCttaagtgacacaccccgaccgagatcggagcgtgctggccgtcacacaaaggtgacgtagccaagtgcacgtgcggaagctaaagtagtaatatgaaagtacgaataattaaaaactagcatacaagtactagaatgagtgctagttagtgcgatacaaattcagagcaggtctatagcagtccaattaaaacaacaacggtagtacgcccgaaggcgaccctacgatgtggagtgtctgtcagaacgccgaaaagctcacaagggaaaccaccgcaacggctaagcaactagaacctggagaggcgcaaaacaaaagcgtgagtgggcaaaaacaaagctctttgaaaaccatttcataaaatactttctaacccctcgccgtaaaacctgtatacttcccagaaaataaacatatgtacgtatgtgtaaacatgcaaaacatgctcaagggtatgccaatcatgctcaagatatgccatgccaaaatttcaaagtgatatgcaagtgcccaggtgtaaccatatcaatatcatgtaatcaggcagccggagtcacctacgtgacctgtacggctacatctagagctcaaatctcaatctcaatatctaaacctgcccacgagtcggaaccacctaaagtggtctgtacgacaagcctgggtgtaacatatatatacgctctagtgctacgatcacgtgaaggctgtgcgaataatcgcgggtcacctacgagtcggaaccacctatcgtggtctgtacgacaggcctatgcacctagcttggatccaagc
Coding sequences:
- the LOC137712912 gene encoding pentatricopeptide repeat-containing protein At1g74850, chloroplastic produces the protein MSFSPTLSISSSSPLSTSISKINPKSHHLTVLTNSSTHRRFLSGRTTFLSGDCRLEFSARAKPKDLILGNPSVTVEKGKYSYDVETLINKLSSLPPRGSIARCLDIFKNKLSLNDFALVFKEFAARGDWQRSLRLFKYMQRQIWCKPNEHIYTIMISLLGREGLLDKCAEVFDEMPSQGVVRSVFSYTALINAYGRNGQYETSLEFLDRMKKDKVPPSILTYNTVLNACARGGLDWEGLLGLFAEMRHEGIQPDLVTYNTLLSACAGRGLGDEAEMVFRTMNEGGIVPDMTTYRYLVETFGKLDKLEKVSELLKEMEAGGNLPDITSYNVLLEAYAELGSIRESMGVFRQMQAAGCMPNAATYSILLNLYGRHGRYDDVRELFLEMKVSNTEPDAATYNILIQVFGEGGYFKEVVTLFHDMVEEKIEPNMETYEGLIYACGKGGLHEDSKKILHHMHENGIVPSTKAYTGVIEAYGQAALYDEALVAFNTMNEVGSKPSVESYNSLIYAFARGGLYRETEAVLLIMGKAGVARNVHTVNGMIEAFRQGGQFEEAIKAYVEMEKTRCDPDEWTLEAVLSVYCVAGLVNECEEHFQEIKASGILPSVMCYCMMLAVYARSDRWDDANVLLNEMLTNRASNIHQVIGQMIKGDYDDDSNWQMVEYVFDKLKSEGCGLGMRFYNTLLEALWWLGQKQRAVRVLNEATQRGLFPELFRKNKLVVSVDVHRMWQGGAYTAMSVWLNNMYEMFLNGEDLPHLATVVVVRGKMEKSSITQDLPIAKSAYTFLQDNLPASFSFPKWNNGRILCQRPQLKRILSSIEPSTDESERNNIITLSNSPFPPPGTKTSSSAVNSGWYNDAGSDERIRTRTEVLTSMV
- the LOC137713838 gene encoding uncharacterized protein; the protein is MDESEKLTVLKKAYAEIILNTAKEAAARIVVSERKALRFQRELFTAKDEAFRMLLRLKQMLDSKAGEAKMMSLSQQEKIDELEAQLQEAEDIVKELREELSEVQAQLEKARSNPRQPDGQNLESDTAARGSITSQLNLQLDAIATQETNSISNGTYERKGCYGGNDSLKDNYYVQNPDFASLVMRSKDPELYRNGCTQRIRAFERNLLDEKFSLSGLLDDGKNVTLIGGDDEQLCKTPKINGDNTNGVEGNLEELKVMQADGSHIQAPAFTSFQKKRKRAARFRRSKAPSCRYLDPHQLMEMRQVSDLSCTRTSASSLNNSVLPDNASKKSEDEIQKVTSSISTSKILPDKTETSTQSECGNVTENDSVHKATNNDKTFIEESRLTGQECICAESLKVLACKTDVEKDYPLDKSDTKVSDLDDGTASQPENNKFLKYTFCRKRKKDTLSNPESKSLLDNDTLERNTGEEQNGSIEPQKSSLLIESSRESRRLAQVARQLISLSEKKWR